One Streptomyces sp. SAI-135 DNA segment encodes these proteins:
- a CDS encoding DUF397 domain-containing protein — MTENWRKSSYSGGGDGNNCVEIATHPTHISIRDSKAPAGATLTLPTEAFVTFLNELKAPHSTVTDFAKFLG, encoded by the coding sequence GTGACCGAGAACTGGCGGAAGTCGTCCTACTCCGGCGGCGGCGACGGCAACAACTGCGTCGAGATCGCCACCCACCCCACCCACATATCCATCCGCGACTCCAAGGCCCCGGCCGGCGCCACCCTCACCCTCCCGACCGAAGCCTTCGTCACCTTCCTCAACGAACTGAAGGCGCCTCACTCCACCGTGACCGACTTCGCCAAATTCCTCGGCTGA
- a CDS encoding DUF397 domain-containing protein, translating to MRPMENWRKSTYSGPDDGNNCVEIATHPTHISIRDSKAPAGATLTLPTEAFVTFLNELKEPHSTVTDFARFLG from the coding sequence GTGAGGCCCATGGAGAACTGGCGGAAGTCGACCTACTCGGGACCGGACGACGGCAACAACTGCGTCGAGATCGCCACCCACCCCACCCACATATCCATCCGCGACTCCAAGGCCCCGGCCGGCGCCACCCTCACCCTCCCGACCGAAGCCTTCGTCACCTTCCTCAACGAACTGAAGGAGCCTCACTCCACCGTGACCGACTTCGCCAGGTTCCTCGGCTGA
- a CDS encoding helix-turn-helix transcriptional regulator, which translates to MVLRREPTARQMRLGVELRRLREGAGLTTIEAAALLGANRVQITQIESGLAGVSDERLRRLASHYDCTDQEFIDALVAMATDRTRGWWEEYRGRLPTSFLDLAELEHHAAFLHEVAILYVPGLLQTEDYARAVFSARVPELTQDELALRVQHRMRRQQITLAYTSVIHESALRIRVSDRAASRAQLLRLLELSEADDITVRVIPFDLDDFASAASTMSYAGGPLPKLDTVVRDVPHGPAFIDSEAQLAAFRTRFRKVEAVSLDPGRSRDFIKRLAKEL; encoded by the coding sequence ATGGTCCTGAGGCGCGAACCGACTGCGCGTCAAATGCGCCTGGGAGTGGAGCTGCGAAGGCTCCGCGAGGGTGCCGGGCTCACCACCATCGAGGCCGCGGCGCTGCTCGGGGCGAATCGCGTCCAGATCACCCAGATCGAATCCGGACTCGCAGGGGTGAGCGACGAGCGTCTGCGTCGCCTCGCATCGCACTACGACTGCACGGACCAGGAGTTCATCGACGCCTTGGTGGCGATGGCCACCGACCGGACACGCGGCTGGTGGGAGGAGTACCGGGGCCGGCTGCCCACCTCGTTCCTGGACCTCGCCGAGCTGGAGCACCACGCCGCCTTCCTGCACGAGGTGGCGATCCTGTACGTACCGGGACTGCTTCAGACGGAGGATTACGCCCGTGCCGTCTTCTCCGCCAGGGTTCCCGAACTCACCCAGGACGAGCTCGCGTTGCGTGTCCAGCACCGCATGAGGCGCCAGCAGATCACCCTCGCGTACACCTCGGTGATCCACGAGTCGGCCCTGCGGATCAGGGTCAGTGACCGTGCCGCCTCCAGGGCCCAGCTCCTCCGGCTCCTCGAACTCTCCGAGGCGGACGACATCACCGTTCGCGTCATCCCCTTCGACCTGGACGACTTCGCCTCAGCCGCGAGCACCATGTCGTACGCCGGCGGCCCCCTCCCCAAACTGGACACGGTGGTGCGTGACGTGCCCCATGGCCCCGCCTTCATCGACTCCGAGGCTCAACTCGCCGCCTTTCGAACGCGCTTCCGTAAAGTGGAAGCCGTATCACTCGACCCCGGACGGTCGCGCGACTTCATCAAGCGGCTGGCGAAAGAGCTGTGA